The sequence below is a genomic window from Actinokineospora baliensis.
CTCGCGCTCATCCTGGGCGGTCTGTCGGCGTTCGGCCCGCTCTCGATCGACATGTACCTGCCCGCCTTCCCCGAGCTCGCGACCAGCCTGGGCACCGGTGCGGCGCAGGTGCAGCTGACCCTGACCACGTTCATGATCGGTCTCGCGGTCGGCCAGGTGGTGGCCGGGCCGCTGTCGGACTCGCTGGGCAGGCGCGGGCCGCTGCTGGTCGGCCTCGGCCTGTACGTGGTCAGCTCCCTGGTGTGCGCCGTCGCCCCTTCGGTGTACGCCCTGGTGGCGTTGCGGTTCGCGCAGGGTGTCGCCGCGGCGGCGGGCGTGGTGATCGCCAGGGCCGCGGTGCGCGACGTGTTCTCCGGCGCCGCGATGGCCCGCTTCTTCTCGGCGTTGATGCTGGTCAACGGGCTGGGCCCGCTGCTGGCACCGGTCATCGGCGGGCAGGTGCTGCGCTGGACGTCGTGGTCGGGGATCTTCGTGGTGCTCGCCTGCTTCGGCGCGGTGCTGCTGGTCGCGACCCCGCTGTGGCTGCCGGAGACGCTGCCGAGGGACCACCGCGGCCCGGCGCGGCTGGGGCGCACGCTGCGCACCTTCGTCCGGATCGGGTCCGACCGCACGTTCGTGGCCTACGCCGTGTCGGCCGGGTGCGTGCTCGCGTCGATGTTCGCCTACATCGCCGGGTCGTCGTTCGTGCTGCAGGACATCCACGGGCTCGACCCGCGCCAGTACAGCCTGGTGTTCGCGGCGAACGCGCTGGGGATCATGCTCGTCTCCCAGTTGAACTCCCTGCTGCTGCGCTGGGTCCAGCCGCGCGCGCTGCTGGTGGCCGGGCTGGTCGTCGGCGCGGTCGGCGGGCTCGGGGTGCTGGTCGCGGTCGCCGCGGACCTCGGGCTGTGGTGGCTGCTGGTGACCCTGTTCGTGTCGGTGGCCAGCGTGGGCATGATCAGTCCGAACTCGACGGCGCTGGCGCTGGCCGAGCACGGGCGCGACGCGGGGGCGGCGTCGGCGCTGATCGGGGTCCTGCAGTTCGTGATCGGCGGCGTCGCCTCGCCGCTGGTCGGGCTGGGCGGCGGGCACACCGCGCTGCCGATGGCCATCGTGATCGCCGTGCTGTCGGTCGGCGGGATCGCGACGTTCGCGCTGATGCGGCCGTCAGCGCCGCAGCCCGCGCCAGAGCGGGCGGACGAGGGCAGTGGCGAGGACGGGGAGGGGGCGCTCGGGCCGGGTCCTGGCCTCGGGGGCGGACTCGCCGGTGAGCCGGTAGGCGATGTTGAGGACTTGGCGCGCCAGGCCGGGTGCGACCACCCGAAGTAGCTCCATCGCCAGCCCCTCGGGCCGTTGGACGACCTCTGCCTCGTTGGTCAAGGCTCGCACTACGAGTTTCGCGGCGGTCTTGGGCGAAGTGGCGGGGACGCCCTTATAGGCGTCAGTGGCACCAATCATCGGCGTGCGGACCAATGGCATCCGGACGGCGCATACGGTCACGCCGTCCGTGAGCAGCTCGCGACCTGCCGCGCGGCCGAAGGCTTCAAGGGCTGCCTTTGACGCCAGGTATGCGGAGAAGCGTGGAGTGTCTGTCTGTAGGCCCATCGTGGTGACGTTGACGATCCGGCCGAAGCCTCTTGCGCGCATTCCGGGGAGGAGGCCCAGCGTGAGGCGTAGTGGCGCGAAGTAGTTCAGGGCCATGGTGCGTTCGTAGTCATGAAGCCGGTCGACGGACAGGTGGACCGCGCGGCGGATGGACCTACCCGCGTTGTTGACCAGCATGTCGACAACGCCGAGTTCCTTGACCAACGCGTCGACGGCGTCGGAGTCGGTCAGGTCGCACGGGTGCGTGGACGCCGTGCCCCCTGCTCGTTCGATCTCTTCACGTACCTCTTCGAGCTCAGCTTGTCTGCGGGCGACGAGGAGGACCGTTGCTCCACGGTCGCCGAGCATCAGCGCGGTTTCCCGGCCGATACCGCTGGAGGCCCCGGTGACGACGATCCGCCTGCCGCGCAAGGAGCTAGCCTGGTGCCGCTCCGGATCCAGGTGCTTCGACCAGTAGCTCACCAGGACGTCGGCGTAGGTGGCGAAGTCCGGGAGCGTGATCCCGTCAAGGGCCTCGACGGTCGCCGTGGAGTCGAACACCGTTGGCAGATCCATGTGCGGCAAGACCTCTCCCGGCACGCCTAGCTCGTTCAAGACGGCGGCGGGGACAGGGCGCACTGCGCGAACCTTGGGCAGTGTGATGGGCAGGGTTGCCCGGATCTGTGGCGCGCCAATGGCTTTCGCGAGCGCGTTGAAGACATCGGCGACAGGCTGCTTACCGTTGTGCGTGAGGTGATAGGTCGAGCCCGAAGGCGCGTCCGCATGCATGAGGTGCACCATGGCGTCCACGACGTAGTCGACCGGGACGACGTTAGTACCGCCCAGATCCGGTAGTACCAACGGCAACGCCCTAGGCAGCCGGGCGAGGCGTGTCAAGGCGGGAAGGAAGTAATAGAGGCCGTCGACCTTGTCCATCTCACCTGTGCGAGAGTCGCCGACCACGGCTGCAGGCCGGTAGACGCGGTATGGCACCCGGTCCTGCTCGCGCACTAGACGCTCGGCTGCGAACTTCGTCGCGTGGTAGGGCGAGTGGTGCCGTTGTCCGAGGTCGAAGTCGCGTTCGGTGAAGCGCCCCCGGTGGTCACCCGCCACCGCGATCGACGACACGTGGTGGAACACCCCAGCACCGACCGCCGCCGCGAACTCCAGCGCGTGCCGCGTACCCGCCACGTTGGCGCGCTCGTTGTCCTCGGCGGGCGCGGTGAAGTCGTACACCGCGCCCAAGTGCACGACCTGGTCGACCGCGTGCGGGAGATCCACCCCGAGACCGGCCTCAGCGAGATCACCGACGACCGGCACGACCAGGTCCGACCGCCCCCACCGCGTCGAGGCTTCGGCGAAGCGGTCCATCGAGCGCTGCCGCACGAGCACGTACACCGCGCTCGTGCCCGCCCGCGCGACGAGCCGTTCGACCAGCCTGCGGCCGAGGAACCCAGTAGCCCCGGTGACGAAGTAGGTTGCCACGCTGCCTCCCATGACGGTACCTACTCCAGAGTAGCTACCCCAGCTCCTCCCCGTCGACCGTGGCGTCCACCACCGCGTCCCGCAGCGCCGCCCGCAACCGCCCGATGTCCAACGGCGAGAAGATCGCCGTTTCCCCCGGCGGGGCCACCAGCACCACCCGCCCCCCGCGCACGAACACCGTCACATCCCGCCTCCGCCCCGCGATGTCGCGACAGCTGACCGACCACTCCCTGTGGCTGTTCACCCGCACCTACCCCTCCACCCC
It includes:
- a CDS encoding SDR family oxidoreductase, with amino-acid sequence MATYFVTGATGFLGRRLVERLVARAGTSAVYVLVRQRSMDRFAEASTRWGRSDLVVPVVGDLAEAGLGVDLPHAVDQVVHLGAVYDFTAPAEDNERANVAGTRHALEFAAAVGAGVFHHVSSIAVAGDHRGRFTERDFDLGQRHHSPYHATKFAAERLVREQDRVPYRVYRPAAVVGDSRTGEMDKVDGLYYFLPALTRLARLPRALPLVLPDLGGTNVVPVDYVVDAMVHLMHADAPSGSTYHLTHNGKQPVADVFNALAKAIGAPQIRATLPITLPKVRAVRPVPAAVLNELGVPGEVLPHMDLPTVFDSTATVEALDGITLPDFATYADVLVSYWSKHLDPERHQASSLRGRRIVVTGASSGIGRETALMLGDRGATVLLVARRQAELEEVREEIERAGGTASTHPCDLTDSDAVDALVKELGVVDMLVNNAGRSIRRAVHLSVDRLHDYERTMALNYFAPLRLTLGLLPGMRARGFGRIVNVTTMGLQTDTPRFSAYLASKAALEAFGRAAGRELLTDGVTVCAVRMPLVRTPMIGATDAYKGVPATSPKTAAKLVVRALTNEAEVVQRPEGLAMELLRVVAPGLARQVLNIAYRLTGESAPEARTRPERPLPVLATALVRPLWRGLRR